Proteins encoded by one window of Emticicia oligotrophica DSM 17448:
- a CDS encoding TolB family protein: MKYLSFFAALSLFFNTISYAQAPAEKHLTNIRQLTFGGNNAEAYFSRDSKYISFQSDNPAWGLSCDQIFYMDVTKGLKDPKVRPNFISTSFGRTTCSFFMPNGKEILYASTHESGGHACPPVPDMGKKYLWAIYDSFDIYVADLKGKVKKRLTNTPGYDAEATVSPDGKKIVFTSTRNGDLDLYIMDIDGKNVKQITHELGYDGGAFFSPDSKKLVFRASRFSTEEEKTEYKENLKKNLVAPTNMEIFTCNIDGSDLKQITKLGKANWAPYFTPKGDKIIFASNHHSQRGYDFQLYMINIDGTGLEKITTESNFNAFPMFSYDGKKLIFSSNRNNGGTRDTNLFIADWVD, translated from the coding sequence ATGAAATATTTATCTTTTTTTGCGGCTCTTAGCCTTTTTTTTAATACAATTTCTTACGCACAGGCACCAGCAGAAAAACACCTAACTAATATCCGACAACTTACTTTTGGTGGCAATAATGCAGAAGCCTATTTTAGTCGCGATAGTAAATACATCAGTTTTCAATCAGATAACCCCGCTTGGGGACTTTCGTGTGACCAAATATTTTACATGGACGTTACAAAAGGATTAAAAGACCCCAAAGTTCGACCTAATTTTATTAGTACAAGTTTCGGCCGCACAACTTGTAGTTTCTTTATGCCTAACGGAAAGGAAATTCTTTATGCAAGTACGCATGAAAGCGGCGGACACGCTTGTCCACCAGTGCCTGATATGGGCAAAAAATATCTTTGGGCAATCTATGACAGTTTTGATATCTATGTGGCTGATTTAAAAGGAAAAGTAAAAAAACGCCTCACTAATACCCCGGGCTATGATGCAGAAGCTACCGTATCGCCCGATGGTAAAAAAATTGTGTTTACCAGTACAAGAAACGGCGATTTGGATTTATATATCATGGATATTGATGGCAAAAATGTCAAGCAGATTACACACGAGCTTGGTTATGATGGCGGTGCATTTTTCTCGCCAGATAGTAAAAAATTAGTATTCCGTGCTTCTCGTTTTTCAACTGAAGAAGAAAAAACAGAATATAAAGAAAATCTTAAGAAGAATTTGGTTGCCCCAACCAACATGGAGATTTTCACTTGTAATATTGATGGCAGTGATTTAAAGCAAATTACCAAGTTAGGTAAGGCCAACTGGGCCCCTTATTTTACACCTAAAGGAGATAAAATTATTTTTGCTTCGAATCATCACTCACAACGTGGATATGATTTCCAGCTTTATATGATTAATATTGATGGAACTGGACTTGAAAAAATTACAACTGAAAGTAATTTCAATGCCTTTCCAATGTTTAGTTATGATGGTAAAAAGTTGATTTTTAGCTCAAATCGCAATAATGGTGGTACTCGTGATACAAATCTTTTTATTGCTGATTGGGTAGATTAA
- a CDS encoding pirin family protein codes for MENIKSVQQILPPPATHMVGDGFRVHNFFPSGYQMGLHRMSPFFLLDYNSKIEFTPKDEPRGVGVHPHRGFETVTIAYHGKVAHHDSSGNSGVIGEGDVQWMTAGSGVLHKEYHDKEYSKAGGPFQMVQLWVNLPAKDKMTTPKYQGIVNSQLGKYYLPDNQGVIEVIAGEHKGIKGAASTFTSINMYNVRIKKGAVAELSLAEKHNTGIVVIEGSVRVNDTETAPTDNFILLRNDGTDIKLEALEDAVLLVLSGEPINEPIVPYGPFLMNTRAEIIQAYDDLAKGKFGVLED; via the coding sequence ATGGAAAATATAAAATCAGTTCAGCAAATATTGCCGCCCCCTGCCACACACATGGTAGGCGATGGATTTAGAGTTCATAATTTCTTTCCAAGTGGCTACCAAATGGGCCTTCATCGAATGAGTCCATTCTTTTTATTAGATTATAACTCAAAAATTGAGTTTACACCAAAAGATGAACCAAGAGGAGTAGGTGTACATCCACACAGAGGTTTCGAAACCGTAACGATTGCTTATCACGGTAAAGTTGCTCATCACGATAGTAGTGGTAATAGTGGGGTTATTGGAGAAGGTGATGTACAATGGATGACCGCTGGAAGCGGGGTTTTACATAAAGAATACCATGACAAAGAGTATAGTAAAGCTGGTGGTCCTTTTCAGATGGTTCAATTGTGGGTGAATCTTCCAGCAAAAGATAAGATGACAACGCCAAAGTATCAGGGCATTGTAAATAGTCAATTAGGCAAATATTACTTACCAGATAATCAAGGTGTTATTGAAGTAATTGCTGGTGAACACAAAGGAATTAAAGGTGCGGCTTCAACTTTTACATCTATTAATATGTATAATGTACGTATCAAAAAAGGTGCAGTTGCTGAATTATCACTTGCTGAAAAACATAATACAGGAATTGTGGTGATTGAAGGAAGTGTTAGAGTAAATGATACAGAAACTGCTCCAACTGATAACTTTATTTTACTCAGAAATGATGGAACTGACATAAAACTTGAGGCTCTTGAAGATGCGGTTTTGCTTGTTTTAAGTGGAGAGCCAATCAATGAGCCAATTGTTCCTTATGGACCATTTTTGATGAATACGCGTGCAGAAATCATTCAAGCTTACGATGATTTAGCAAAAGGAAAGTTTGGTGTTTTGGAGGATTAA
- the ygiD gene encoding 4,5-DOPA-extradiol-dioxygenase: protein MNRNDFLKTIGILPFTNMNLHELKTISDEFPKSDKMPVVFIGHGSPMNALADNKFTDSLALLGKTIETPRAILVISAHWLTMNKTYVSVNPSPKTIYDFGGFPEALYKVKYEPKGSPEMAREVIKEVKSIGILEEHQMGLDHGAWSVLRHIYPAANIPTFQMSIDFSKPPQYHFELAKELQNLRNKGVLILSSGNIVHNLRQVKWGDNNPTPYDWAVEFDAIVKKKLDNQQFAELADFKAFGSLGTIAHPSYDHYLPMIYSAGLINAKETIKYTYEGVEMGSISMRCFQVG, encoded by the coding sequence ATGAATCGTAATGATTTCTTGAAAACAATTGGTATTTTGCCATTTACAAATATGAACTTACACGAATTAAAAACGATTTCGGATGAGTTTCCGAAATCTGATAAAATGCCCGTTGTATTTATCGGACACGGTAGCCCGATGAATGCCTTGGCAGATAATAAATTTACAGATAGTTTAGCTCTTTTAGGTAAAACTATTGAAACACCAAGGGCAATTTTAGTCATTTCTGCCCATTGGTTGACCATGAACAAGACGTATGTTTCGGTAAATCCTTCGCCCAAAACAATTTATGATTTTGGAGGTTTTCCCGAAGCACTTTATAAAGTTAAATACGAGCCCAAAGGTTCTCCCGAAATGGCTCGTGAGGTGATTAAAGAGGTAAAGTCTATTGGTATTTTAGAAGAGCATCAAATGGGACTCGACCACGGTGCTTGGTCAGTGTTGCGTCATATTTATCCGGCTGCTAATATCCCAACTTTTCAGATGAGTATTGATTTTTCTAAGCCTCCACAATATCATTTTGAATTGGCTAAAGAATTACAAAATCTTAGAAATAAAGGTGTTTTGATTCTTTCAAGTGGAAATATCGTACATAATCTACGACAAGTAAAATGGGGAGACAATAATCCTACACCTTATGATTGGGCGGTTGAATTTGATGCAATTGTAAAGAAAAAGTTAGATAACCAACAGTTTGCTGAGTTGGCCGACTTTAAAGCATTTGGCAGTTTAGGCACTATCGCACACCCATCTTATGACCACTATTTACCGATGATTTATAGTGCTGGCTTGATAAATGCGAAGGAAACAATTAAATATACTTATGAGGGAGTAGAAATGGGAAGTATCAGTATGAGATGCTTTCAAGTTGGTTGA
- a CDS encoding YggS family pyridoxal phosphate-dependent enzyme, whose translation MAIVENIQFIEKEIAGKDITLVAVSKTKPVEMLMEAYNAGFKRFGENYVQELVGKYEEMPKDIEWHFIGHLQSNKVKYIAPFVSLIHSVDSFKLLQEINKQGAKNNRVIDCLLQIYIAEEDTKSGMTEEECLEILKPEVLGQLSNIKIAGLMGMTTLTDDEVQIRKEFKKLKDFYNSIISENSSLQILSMGMSGDYTIAIEEGSTMIRVGSKIFGERIYQK comes from the coding sequence ATGGCCATTGTTGAAAACATACAGTTTATTGAAAAAGAAATTGCAGGAAAGGATATTACCTTAGTGGCAGTATCAAAAACAAAGCCAGTAGAAATGCTCATGGAGGCTTACAATGCTGGTTTTAAACGATTTGGAGAAAATTATGTACAAGAATTAGTAGGTAAGTATGAAGAAATGCCCAAAGATATTGAATGGCATTTTATTGGACACCTACAATCGAATAAAGTAAAATATATCGCTCCTTTTGTGAGTCTTATTCATTCTGTTGATAGTTTCAAATTATTGCAAGAAATCAATAAGCAAGGAGCGAAGAATAATCGTGTAATTGATTGTTTATTACAAATCTATATTGCCGAAGAAGATACCAAAAGTGGTATGACAGAAGAAGAATGTTTGGAAATTCTTAAACCAGAAGTTTTGGGGCAACTTTCGAATATTAAAATTGCAGGTTTAATGGGAATGACAACCCTTACCGATGATGAAGTTCAAATTAGAAAGGAGTTCAAGAAACTAAAAGACTTTTATAACTCTATTATTAGTGAAAACTCTTCACTACAAATCCTTTCAATGGGTATGAGTGGAGATTATACAATTGCTATCGAAGAAGGAAGTACAATGATTAGAGTTGGAAGCAAGATATTTGGAGAAAGAATCTATCAAAAATAG